The Setaria italica strain Yugu1 chromosome IX, Setaria_italica_v2.0, whole genome shotgun sequence genome has a window encoding:
- the LOC101766236 gene encoding mediator of RNA polymerase II transcription subunit 12, with protein sequence MQRYTGAAGNSAGFSGGRDTARLEPSPFSSNYPVSSRRHQQLVPYKLKCDKEPLNNKLGPPDFYPQTPNCPEETLTKEYAQAGYKETVEGIEEAREIVLSQIPHFCKPDVVVKCKEALKKRLRAINESRAQKRKAGQVYGVPLSGSLLIKSGVYPEQRPCNEDTRRKWAEALAQPNKRLRSLSEHVPHGYRRKSLFEVLTRYNVPLLRATWFVKVTYLNQLQARPTPNSISAGASDNQRSNQWTKDVVEYLQQILDEFCSKEGTVVPPSFREQSSPGLNAGTNQIKVKTEASPAGGDGEEPLVHFKWRYMVRLIQWHLTEELLVPSVLIEWLSNQLQERDSIDVLELLLPIVLGLVDTITLSQTYVRMFVELLVRRLSDTSVVDSPKRPSVSSVIAELLRYMVLAVPDTFVSLDCFPLPSFVVPDVYGRGALLKITGGGGIASSKRCDAYRYLSCGYAVCSIQKRASDLATVANPNLQVRGAAKVVQALDKALVTGNLSVAYSSLFNDLSDALMEERWIKEVSPCLQSSLMWIGTVELSLICSIFFLCEWATCDYRDCRASPCQNVKFTGRRDLSQVHVAVSILKNKMDEMNNLSRSKSSNRITMNNIVKGSSLNDACLPVAAGDDSSGLRNNTNNLDEKKDTSGIFESPGPLHDIIVCWLDQHEVSSAAGFTRVDVLIVELIRNGIFYPQAYVRQLIISGITDKNDIMLDVERKRRHHRTLKQLPGSSLFDILEETRTAEEQQLYEIMSTYSSERRLVLSELSCGPSFYASSRGEYASSSCIRKQNDLPVASGGDKHGRVPEQVEDVKALVSSLLSFTYPHPVETEPCQIKTSFQESATSTLSQVETGEAKSGCEDCMRSKGQKLDDGATPFQGFPLIQSDEEDIWWVRKGTKLHESFNVEPAQKSVKQTSRGRAKVVRKTQSLAQLAAARIEGSQGASTSHVCESKLSCPHHKPNMDGDNVKDFDHMRMTNLTEVGKSLKRLRLLERRSVSLWLLKSIRQLVEGSEMTASKATNSISTLSLQPDDKSASKWRLGDEELLSVLYVLDTCCDLVSGARFLVWLLAKIRGGLGSSGQPGRSSMHMRNREHQVCQVSEALVFSSLLRYENILLATDILPDVLSASVNRNSVSATARHPGSAAFAYVRYFLKKYRDVASVARWEKNFRTTCDQRLLAELDNGRSIDGDFVSSSGVSAGEEIDEQVRQKLNGRSSRLMQNMKEIVQRQADEVQRSLKEKKVLPAPKSPPSFEKEDSYQISHDIVFGLVECIRQNGGANPDGDLSIVASAVSAVVVNAGHVIAKHLDFAGGNYQGVNSVSNSLNFVRHTLRIHINSLCLLKDTLGDRFSRVFEIALAAEASAAVTAAFAPAKMQRNQFQPSPETHDAYGNHTSDLSNSGKGFVGRTAKVAAAVSALVVGAVVHGAVSLERMVAALKIKDGLDILQLLRGLKTSTNGVSRAAGTFRMENSTEVSAHWFRILLGNCRTVYDGLIADILGESYILALSRLQQTLPLSLIFPPAYSIFAMVLWRRYIFNREDPQLYQSLSNAINDITRHQPFREICFRNTHQLYNLLASDVGDSEFAAMLESHSPDRNSKILPFVPLRARLFLDALVDCNTPMTTQGDGASEPCDPKDNELKLSERLMQLLDTLQPAKFHWQWVEMRLLLDEQALMEKVAAGKTALESLRSLSPNAEGFALSDSEKGFTEVILSRLLARPDAAPLYSEVVHLLGKLQESLVMDVKWILQGQDAILGRRSTRQQLVHIAQRKGLSTKAQVWKPWGWSSLLSDVIASKTAKRKLEVTSIEEGEVVDDTVDAKRPVKTPSHSVDRSFEGIRSINKYLTEKALAELVLPCIDRSSADIRGILSGDLIKQMGTISDHIKAVTRNGAKQAGSVPSGNEMPSSKSSGRKGIRGGSPNIGRRAPVGNDPSPPSASALRAALWLRLQFIIRLLPVIMADRSMRHTLASAILGLLATRMIYEDADLPLPPTNAIALRREVDSLLEPPLDVLLDRPGESLFERLLCVLHALLGSCKPSWLKSRPASKSTIRTQRDFSAFDNEAAEGLQSALDHMELPETIRRRIQAAMPILPPCRHPSIQCQPPQLSLAALTPLQSCILGAGPQQKSSSVSWVPTNVSSRSKAVLPSHDPEMEVDPWTLLEDGTSCPSTSSGSNGPSGVTGDLANLKACSWLKGAVRVRRTELTYIGSLDDDS encoded by the exons ATGCAAAGGTACACGGGCGCCGCCGGCAATAGCGCTGGCTTTAGCGGCGGCAGGGACACTGCAAGGTTGGAACCCTCGCCCTTCTCCTCCAACTACCCCGTCAGCTCCAG GCGGCATCAGCAGCTAGTTCCGTACAAGCTAAAGTGTGACAAAGAGCCACTTAATAACAA GCTTGGGCCACCTGACTTCTATCCACAAACGCCAAACTGTCCTGAAGAGACATTAACCAAAGAGTATGCGCAAGCAGGGTATAAGGAGACTGTTGAAGGAATTGAG GAAGCCAGAGAGATTGTACTGAGCCAGATTCCGCACTTTTGCAAGCCAGATGTTGTCGTTAAATGCAAGGAG GCACTAAAGAAGCGGTTAAGGGCTATCAACGAATCTCGTGCTCAAAAGAGAAAG GCTGGCCAAGTTTACGGAGTTCCTCTTTCTGGATCTCTATTAATCAAGTCCGGAGTTTACCCGGAGCAAAGGCCATGTAATGAGGACACACGCAGAAAATGGGCTGAG gctcttgCCCAGCCAAACAAGCGTTTGCGTTCACTATCTGAGCACGTTCCTCATGGTTACCGTAGGAAATCACTTTTTGAAGTTCTCACTCGATATAATGTCCCGTTGTTAAGAGCAACATGGTTTGTGAAAGTCACATACCTCAATCAG CTACAGGCCCGACCGACACCAAACAGTATCTCAGCAGGTGCTTCTGATAATCAGCGATCTAATCAGTGGACAAAGGATGTTGTTGAATATTTACAACAGATTTTGGATGAATTTTGCTCGAAAGAGGGCACTGTTGTACCTCCATCCTTTAGAGAGCAGTCATCACCAGGACTTAATGCTGGAACCAATCAAATAAAAGTGAAAACTGAAGCATCCCCAGCTGGTGGAGATGGTGAAGAACCCTTGGTGCACTTCAAATGGCGATACATGGTTCGTCTCATCCAATGGCATCTCACAGAAGAATTGCTTGTTCCGTCGGTACTTATCGAATGGTTATCTAACCAACTTCAG GAGAGAGATTCGATTGATGTTTTAGAGCTTCTTTTGCCTATTGTACTTGGTCTGGTTGACACAATTACCCTCTCACAAACATATGTGCGCATGTTCGTGGAGCTACTAGTTAGACGTCTCAGTGACACTTCAGTCGTTGACAGTCCAAAAAGGCCATCAGTTTCTTCTGTTATAGCAGAGTTATTGCGATACATGGTACTAGCAGTGCCAGATACATTTGTTTCTTTGGATTGCTTTCCTCTTCCATCATTTGTGGTTCCTGATGTATATGGTAGAGGTGCTTTGTTGAAGATaactggtggtggtggaattGCTAGTTCTAAGAGGTGCGATGCTTATCGGTACTTGTCCTGTGGGTATGCTGTTTGTTCAATTCAGAAACGCGCGTCTGATCTTGCAACTGTTGCCAACCCTAATCTTCAAGTGCGTGGTGCAGCCAAAGTGGTACAGGCTTTGGACAAAGCTCTTGTGACAGGAAATTTGTCAGTGGCATACTCTTCACTCTTTAATGATTTATCTGATGCGTTAATGGAAGAGAGATGGATTAAAGAAGTCAGCCCCTGTTTGCAGTCTTCTCTGATGTGGATTGGGACTGTTGAGCTATCCCTAATCTGTTCTATATTTTTCCTTTGTGAATGGGCAACATGTGATTACCGTGATTGCCGTGCATCTCCCTGTCAGAATGTAAAATTTACAGGAAGAAGGGATTTGTCTCAGGTACATGTGGCAGTGTCTATCTTGAAGAATAAAATGGATGAGATGAATAACTTGTCTCGTTCTAAGAGTAGCAATCGCATTACCATGAATAATATTGTTAAAGGTTCTTCGTTGAATGATGCTTGTTTACCAGTAGCTGCTGGGGATGATTCTTCTGGACTGAGAAATAATACAAATAATTTGGATGAGAAGAAGGATACGAGCGGAATCTTTGAGAGCCCTGGTCCACTGCATGATATTATCGTGTGTTGGTTGGATCAGCATGAGGTTAGCAGTGCTGCAGGTTTTACACGGGTGGATGTCCTCATTGTAGAACTTATCCGCAATGGTATATTTTATCCTCAGGCTTATGTCAGGCAGCTAATTATTAGTGGAATTACTGACAAGAATGACATAATGTTGGATgttgaaagaaaaaggaggcaTCACAGAACTTTAAAGCAGCTTCCGGGATCTTCTTTATTTGATATTCTTGAGGAAACTAGAACTGCTGAAGAGCAGCAATTATATGAGATAATGTCAACATACTCTAGTGAGCGTCGCCTTGTTCTTTCAGAACTTTCATGCGGTCCCTCATTTTATGCAAGTAGCAGAGGTGAGTATGCTTCAAGTTCCTGCATTCGGAAGCAGAATGATCTTCCAGTTGCATCAGGAGGTGATAAGCATGGAAGGGTGCCAGAACAAGTTGAAGATGTAAAAGCCCTAGTGTCAAGCCTGTTGAGTTTTACATATCCTCACCCAGTGGAGACAGAACCATGCCAAATCAAAACAAGCTTTCAAGAATCAGCAACTTCGACCCTCTCGCAAGTTGAAACTGGAGAAGCAAAAAGTGGATGCGAGGATTGCATGAGGTCCAAGGGGCAGAAATTGGATGATGGTGCCACTCCATTCCAAGGCTTTCCATTGATTCAATCAGATGAGGAAGATATTTGGTGGGTTAGGAAGGGGACAAAGTTACATGAATCTTTCAATGTTGAACCTGCACAGAAGTCGGTTAAGCAAACTTCTAGGGGTAGGGCAAAAGTGGTTCGTAAAACACAAAGTCTTGCACAGCTTGCAGCTGCTAGAATCGAAGGTAGCCAGGGGGCATCTACTAGTCATGTTTGTGAAAGCAAGCTGAGCTGTCCCCACCATAAACCTAATATGGATGGTGACAATGTCAAAGATTTTGATCACATGAGGATGACAAATCTGACTGAAGTTGGGAAGTCACTAAAAAGACTTAGATTGCTTGAAAGAAGATCTGTTTctttgtggttgttgaaatcAATAAGACAACTTGTTGAAGGAAGCGAAATGACAGCTAGTAAAGCTACAAATTCTATAAGCACCCTTTCCTTACAGCCTGATGATAAATCTGCATCCAAATGGAGGCTAGGTGATGAGGAATTGCTGTCAGTTCTCTATGTACTGGACACATGCTGTGATTTAGTCTCTGGTGCAAGGTTCCTTGTATGGTTGCTGGCAAAAATTCGTGGGGGTTTGGGTTCCTCAGGCCAACCTGGGAGGAGTTCTATGCATATGAGGAACAGAGAACACCAAGTTTGTCAGGTCAGCGAGGCACTTGTGTTCTCATCTCTGCTTAG GTACGAGAACATACTTCTTGCCACTGATATATTGCCTGATGTTCTAAGTGCTTCAGTGAACAGAAATTCTGTGTCAGCAACTGCCAGGCATCCTGGTTCAGCAGCTTTTGCTTATGTCCGATATTTTTTGAAGAAATACAGAGATGTGGCTAGTGTGGCCAGGTGGGAGAAAAACTTTAGGACCACATGTGACCAGCGACTGTTAGCTGAGCTTGATAATGGGCGATCAATTGATGGtgattttgtttcttcttcggGGGTTTCAGCAGGTGAGGAGATTGATGAGCAGGTCCGCCAAAAGTTGAATGGAAGGAGTTCAAGACTTATGCAGAATATGAAAGAGATAGTACAGAGGCAAGCTGATGAGGTTCAACGCAGTTTAAAGGAAAAGAAAGTTCTTCCAGCACCCAAGAGTCCACCCTCTTTCGAGAAAGAAGATAGTTATCAGATTTCTCATGACATTGTTTTCGGCTTAGTAGAATGTATCCGGCAAAATGGGGGTGCAAATCCAGATGGAGATCTTTCAATAGTTGCTTCTGCTGTTTCTGCAGTTGTTGTGAATGCAGGGCATGTGATAGCGAAACATTTGGATTTTGCAGGGGGTAACTATCAAGGTGTTAATTCTGTGAGCAATTCGCTAAATTTTGTTCGACACACTTTGCGTATCCACATAAATTCTCTTTGCTTACTGAAAGACACTCTTGGGGATCGCTTCAGTCGTGTATTTGAAATTGCTTTGGCAGCTGAAGCTTCTGCAGCTGTTACAGCAGCTTTTGCTCCCGCAAAGATGCAGCGCAATCAGTTTCAACCTTCTCCTGAGACCCATGATGCATATGGAAATCATACAAGTGACCTCAGCAACTCGGGAAAAGGATTTGTTGGGAGGACTGCAAAAGTAGCTGCTGCTGTTTCTGCTCTTGTTGTGGGGGCTGTTGTTCATGGAGCTGTTAGCCTAGAGCGGATGGTTGCTgctctaaaaataaaagatggtTTGGACATTCTGCAGCTGCTAAGAGGTTTGAAAACGAGTACAAACGGTGTATCCCGTGCTGCTGGAACTTTCAGGATGGAGAATTCCACAGAAGTTTCGGCACACTGGTTTAGGATTCTATTGGGGAACTGCAGAACTGTCTACGATGGGCTTATTGCAGACATTCTTGGTGAATCGTACATTCTTGCACTCTCAAGGTTGCAGCAGACTCTTCCTTTAAGTTTGATCTTTCCTCCAGCCTACTCAATTTTTGCCATGGTTCTTTGGAGGCGATATATTTTTAATCGTGAAGATCCACAGCTTTATCAGTCTCTGTCAAACGCAATAAATGATATCACCAGACATCAGCCTTTTCGAGAGATCTGCTTCCGTAACACACATCAGCTGTATAATCTTCTGGCGTCTGATGTTGGTGATTCAGAGTTTGCAGCAATGCTCGAAAGTCATAGCCCTGACAGGAATTCAAAAATATTGCCGTTTGTACCTCTCCGTGCCCGGCTTTTTCTGGATGCCCTCGTTGATTGCAACACACCAATGACTACTCAGGGGGATGGTGCTTCAGAACCTTGTGATCCCAAAGATAATGAGTTAAAGCTCTCAGAGAGGCTTATGCAACTACTTGATACTCTTCAGCCTGCAAAGTTCCATTGGCAATGGGTTGAGATGAGGCTTCTTTTAGATGAACAGGCTCTTATGGAAAAAGTTGCAGCAGGCAAGACAGCACTTGAATCACTTCGGTCATTGTCCCCTAATGCTGAGGGTTTTGCCCTTTCTGATAGTGAGAAGGGATTTACTGAAGTCATTCTTTCAAGGCTACTTGCTAGACCTGATGCTGCTCCTCTCTACTCAGAAGTTGTCCACCTTCTTGGAAAGCTTCAGGAGTCACTTGTCATGGATGTAAAATGGATCTTACAAGGGCAAGATGCTATTCTTGGGCGCAGGTCAACTAGACAGCAGCTTGTTCATATTGCCCAACGAAAAGGGCTTTCAACAAAGGCACAAGTTTGGAAACCATGGGGTTGGTCCAGCTTGCTTAGTGATGTCATTGCTAGTAAAACTGCAAAAAGGAAGTTGGAGGTCACATCAATTGAGGAAGGTGAAGTTGTGGATGACACTGTTGATGCTAAAAGGCCTGTCAAGACTCCATCCCATAGTGTTGATAGAAGTTTTGAAGGGATTAGATctataaataaatatttaaCTGAGAAAGCCCTTGCTGAATTAGTATTGCCATGCATCGACAGAAGTTCTGCCGATATCCGTGGTATACTTTCAGGTGATTTGATCAAACAGATGGGGACTATTAGTGATCATATCAAAGCAGTAACACGAAATGGTGCTAAACAAGCTGGTTCAGTTCCTTCAGGAAATGAAATGCCATCAAGCAAATCCAGTGGTCGTAAAGGAATTCGTGGTGGAAGTCCAAATATTGGCAGAAGAGCTCCAGTTGGTAATGATCCAAGTCCTCCTTCAGCATCTGCTCTGCGGGCTGCGTTGTGGTTACGACTCCAATTCATTATTAGGTTGCTTCCAGTAATCATGGCAGACAG GAGCATGAGGCATACACTTGCTTCTGCAATTCTGGGCCTGCTTGCGACACGCATGATTTATGAAGATGCTGATTTGCCCCTTCCTCCTACCAATGCAATTGCTTTAAGGCGGGAAGTGGATTCCTTGCTGGAGCCTCCCCTGGATGTCCTGCTTGATCGCCCTGGTGAAAGTCTCTTTGAGAGGCTTTTATGTGTTCTCCATGCACTGCTTGGCAGCTGCAAACCAAGTTGGCTGAAGTCAAGGCCAGCCTCTAAGTCGACCATTAGGACTCAAAGAGACTTCTCCGCATTTGATAATGAAGCAGCTGAGGGCTTGCAG TCTGCATTGGATCACATGGAGTTGCCTGAAACTATCAGGCGGAGGATCCAAGCAGCCATGCCTATTCTGCCACCATGTCGGCACCCTTCTATACAATGCCAGCCTCCTCAGTTGTCGTTGGCTGCATTAACACCACTCCAGAGCTGTATATTGGGTGCAGGTCCTCAGCAGAAAAGCAGTTCTGTGAGTTGGGTGCCTACTAATGTCTCGAGCAGAAGCAAGGCGGTATTGCCTTCTCATGATCCGGAGATGGAGGTAGATCCATGGACTTTGCTCGAAGATGGCACAAGCTGTCCCTCCACGTCATCCGGAAGCAATGGTCCGAGTGGCGTGACGGGTGACCTTGCTAATCTGAAAGCGTGCAGCTGGCTCAAGGGTGCTGTGAGGGTGAGGAGGACAGAACTGACCTACATCGGGTCTTTAGATGATGACAGCTGA
- the LOC101767866 gene encoding UPF0187 protein At3g61320, chloroplastic, translating into MAAPAPAPAPKHPATPRGHHHHPARHLHVARCFPDPPPPASKPATNPLLALLSAVPDWADAAQERRLRDRRPLYDHATWREHRSSRRHLRHFLTSLSSRVILSLAPPVSAFTAFAAAIATYNTLLPDHALTASSLPYQLTAPALALLLVFRTEASYARFDEGRKAWMRVLAGAADLAGMVMHPSPPPAAAADDEPLRRALLNYILAFPVALKCHILCDSDVKTDLEGLLAEDDLNVVLASKHRPRCIIEFISQSLQMLDLDQQKRGIMESKLSCFLEGIGVCEQLIGIPIPVSYTRLTSRFLVLWHLTLPVILWAECKWIVVPATFISAASLFCIEEVGVLIEEPFPMLALDALCKQLHDGIKDVIAVQSSVHTRLVGKAKGRGGSRRTDNGWPSSKREEAKID; encoded by the exons atggcggcgccggcgccggctccggcgcccaAGCACCCCGCCACGCcccgcggccaccaccaccacccggcgCGCCACCTCCACGTGGCCCGCTGCTTCCCCGACCCACCACCACCCGCCTCCAAACCGGCGACCAACCCTCTGCTGGCCCTGCTCTCAGCGGTGCCTGACTGGGCCGACGCCGCCCAGGAGCGCCGCCTCCGCGACCGCCGCCCGCTCTACGACCACGCCACCTGGCGCGAGCACCGCAgctcccgccgccacctgcgccaCTTCCTCACCTCGCTCTCCTCCCGCGTCATCCTCTCCCTCGCGCCCCCCGTCTCCGCGTTcaccgccttcgccgccgccatcgccacctaCAACACGCTCCTCCCGGACCACGCGCTCACCGCGTCCTCGCTCCCCTACCAGCTCACCGCGCCCGCGCTCGCGCTTCTCCTCGTGTTCCGCACCGAGGCATCCTACGCGCGCTTCGACGAGGGCCGGAAGGCCTGGATGCgcgtgctcgccggcgccgcggaccTCGCGGGGATGGTAATGCATCCTTCACCTCCTCCTGCTGCAgccgccgacgacgagccgctcAGGCGCGCGCTCCTCAACTACATCCTCGCCTTCCCCGTCGCGCTCAAG TGTCACATACTTTGCGACTCCGACGTGAAAACGGACCTTGAGGGCTTGCTCGCCGAAGATGACCTCAATGTTGTTCTGGCATCCAAACACCGACCCCGTTGCATCATTGAGTTCATCTCACAAAGTCTTCAGATGCTAGATCTCGACCAACAGAAGCGGGGCATCATG GAGTCTAAACTGTCTTGTTTTCTTGAAGGAATCGGCGTGTGCGAACAGCTCATTGGGATTCCTATTCCTGTGTCATACACCAGACTCACTTCCAGATTCCTTGTTCTCTGGCACCTTACGCTCCCAGTGATACTCTGGGCTGAATGCAAATGGATTGTTGTCCCAGCTACCTTTATCAGTGCTGCGTCACTCTTCTGCATTGAGGAA GTTGGTGTTCTTATTGAGGAGCCGTTCCCCATGCTAGCTCTTGATGCTCTATGCAAGCAGCTCCATGACGGCATCAAGGATGTGATAGCGGTGCAGAGCTCGGTTCACACACGGCTAGTTGGCAAGGCCAAGGGCCGTGGGGGCAGCCGGCGCACAGACAATGGGTGGCCTAGCTCCAAAAGAGAAGAAGCCAAGATTGATTGA
- the LOC101768270 gene encoding AT-hook motif nuclear-localized protein 14 codes for MKREREEEEVGGAAMSPSSLGLPSTVAGGSSAARVLLLRRATESPSGFPSLRAPSPIVRAMRTRLDPPPPPLAAAPTPPPPPPPPPQIIPEKRRRGRPRNCDRLLQPPGFLLTPAPPPTPAAHGHGQLGGLQPHVLKIDVGEDIISKIVGASKIIGKAVCVLSVLGVVQEANLLHSSVILNHKGPLEIIRMFGSICTSDSPGFGCLSVTLACADCSVVGGVVAGPLVAATPIQAIVGSFYNDAFRANKTPGINAGYPNSQFATGYWVTHYPNSQVGTGFGVMRYPNSHAATGSGCTPSYPSSQVAVGTGSMRCLNSEVATGSWSKHDPNSHVPIGDGSTYHSNSQVTAGDGSAHAHHPSSHITVGTWSTHQPSSNVIVGDGNRSNATSQATVGHWRRHQPNSHATIGDRSLSNSNSQDTVGNGSTHKPNSHVTVGDGSPVDANFQASVGHGSAHMSLAAVGDGSTNNTDSEVGVGGGSISKGNSQGTLVDGNTNCPNSTVSVGDGRSHYPNSKVTVGDGSTPSAEDSNPKYASCTVVEQGEIRRDGCEALAGGGLT; via the exons atgaagagggaaagagaagaggaggaggtgggcggcGCCGCCATGTCGCCGTCGTCGCTCGGTCTTCCCTCTACCGTCGCCGGCGGTTCCTCCGCCGCTAGGGTTTTACTTTTACGCCGAGCAACGGAGTCGCCCTCCGGTTTCCCCAGCCTCCGGGCGCCTTCCCCCATTGTGCGGGCCATGCGCACCCGtctcgacccgccgccgccaccgctcgccgccgctcctacccctcctcctcctcctccgccgccgccacagatAATACCGGAGaaacggcggcgggggcgcccgCGTAACTGCGACCGCCTCCTCCAGCCGCCGGGCTTCCTCCTCactccggcaccgccgccgactCCGGCTGCGCACG GGCACGGCCAATTGGGTGGGCTCCAGCCGCACGTGCTCAAAATAGATGTGGGAGAG GATATCATATCAAAGATTGTGGGGGCCTCAAAAATAATCGGGAAGGCTGTCTGTGTTCTCTCAGTGCTTGGGGTCGTTCAGGAAGCAAATCTACTACACTCTTCTGTCATTTTAAATCATAAG GGTCCTTTAGAAATCATCCGCATGTTCGGATCCATTTGTACATCTGATAGCCCTGGATTTGGGTGCTTATCTGTGACCCTTGCTTGTGCTGATTGTTCTGTGGTCGGTGGCGTTGTAGCTGGGCCTCTTGTGGCTGCAACACCTATACAG GCAATTGTTGGAAGCTTTTACAATGATGCTTTCCGGGCAAACAAGACACCTGGCATCAATGCAGGTTACCCCAATTCTCAGTTTGCCACTGGCTATTGGGTCACACATTACCCCAATTCTCAGGTTGGCACTGGCTTCGGGGTCATGCGTTACCCCAATTCTCATGCTGCAACTGGCAGTGGCTGCACACCTTCTTACCCCAGTTCTCAGGTCGCCGTTGGCACTGGTAGCATGCGTTGCCTGAATTCTGAGGTTGCCACTGGCAGTTGGAGCAAACATGACCCCAATTCTCATGTTCCCATTGGTGATGGGAGCACTTATCACTCCAATTCTCAAGTTACTGCTGGCGATGGAAGTGCACATGCACATCACCCCAGTTCTCATATTACTGTCGGCACTTGGAGCACACATCAACCCAGTTCTAATGTCATTGTTGGTGACGGAAACAGAAGTAACGCTACTTCTCAGGCTACTGTTGGTCATTGGAGAAGACATCAACCCAATTCTCATGCTACCATTGGCGACAGAAGCTTAAGTAACTCCAATTCTCAGGATACTGTTGGCAATGGGAGCACACATAAGCCCAATTCTCATGTCACTGTTGGTGACGGAAGCCCAGTTGATGCCAATTTTCAGGCTAGTGTTGGCCATGGGAGTGCACATATGTCTCTGGCTGCCGTTGGCGATGGGAGCACAAATAACACAGATTCCGAGGTTGGAGTAGGAGGTGGGAGCATAAGTAAGGGCAATTCTCAGGGTACCCTTGTTGATGGGAACACAAATTGCCCCAATTCTACGGTTTCTGTTGGCGATGGAAGGTCCCATTACCCTAATTctaaggttactgttggcgaTGGGAGCACTCCATCCGCCGAAGACTCCAATCCGAAATATGCGTCCTGCACTGTAGTGGAACAGGGTGAAATAAGGCGAGACGGATGTGAAGCCCTTGCAGGTGGTGGCTTAACTTAG